In Cyanobacteriota bacterium, the genomic stretch AGCTACTATGCCCAGCAGCAGGCTACCACCTATCCCCAGCAGCCAGTCCCTACCTATCCTCAGCAACAGGCTCCTACCTATCCTCAGCAACAGGCTCCTACCTATCCTCAGCCCGTAAACCAACCAACGATGCCACCACCGACGCAAGCGGCAACGATCGCAGTTGGGCGCAGACCAGAACCAGCAACCTATGCCAGTCAATCATCTCGACAGTCTCAGTCTGAGTTAGATGAAGGCAGGGGGCTGCTCGACAACCCCATCGGCATTGGGGCGATCGGTGCAGGCATTGCCCTAGCCGCAGGCTTAGGTTCTTGGGCAGTCGTCAACTATCTCAACAGCCGTCCTACTCCTAGCCCGTCACCTACGCCGACGATCGTCCTTAGCCCTAGTCCCACTACTCCTAGCCCTACGGTTACCCCCTCCCCTAGCCCAGTTACGATCAATCAGCCCCTTAATCTAAAAGCCAATCAAACGCAGCAGATTGAGGGCAGTTTGCGAGCTAACCAAACCCTGAATTACCAGATTAGGGGCAAGCAAGGGCAACAGCTCATTGCCGCCTTGTCAGGCAAGGGGATGCTGATGACAATTCTGACCCCTAAGGGACAGCCCGTGAATGATACAGCGGCTGACACTAAATCGTGGCAAGGGGCCTTGCCTGCCGATGGGGATTACACTGTGCGTCTAAGCCTATTGCCAAACCAAGCGGCTAGTGATTTCAAGCTTAGCCTTACCCTCAACGAGCCAGTGCCATCGCCCTCACCGTCACCGTCGCCCTTGCCGTCACCATCGGAACCTATTGTAGGCACGCAAGTTCGCCGAATCAACGTCGTTGCTGGTGGTGACAGTGTTGAAATTGCAGATATGGCTACTCCGAATACAACTCTGCGTTACCTTGTGAGTCTGCAACAGGGGCAGGTGTTAGATGCGATCGTGGTCTCTGGCTTGGTCACCATTACCATTCGCTATCCTGACGGCACAATTGTGGAAGACGCTGGTGGGCTAGTGCAGTGGCAAGGGGAAGCAACCTTCAGCGGTGACTATCAGATTGATGTTGTGGCGATCGAACCTACCGATTTCGTGCTCCGCGTCGGGGTGCGCTAGGGATAGCCCCCGAACCCAAGAGTTTTTAGTCAGTGTTTGTCAGCAGGCTTATGGGTAATACGTTTGGACAATTGTTTCGCATCACTACCTTTGGGGAATCCCATGGTGGTGGAGTCGGAGTCGTGATTGATGGCTGTCCCCCCCGGTTGGAGATTACTGTTGAAGAGATTCAGGCCGAGTTAGATCGCCGTCGTCCTGGTCAGAGCAAGATTTCTACTCCCCGCAAGGAATCTGACACCTGTGAGATTCTGTCGGGCGTGTTTGAGGGCAAAACCCTGGGAACACCAATCATGATTTTGGTGCACAACCAAGACACTCGCCCTCAAGACTACGCGGAGATGGCGCAGAAATATCGCCCATCCCA encodes the following:
- a CDS encoding serine/threonine protein kinase, producing the protein SYYAQQQATTYPQQPVPTYPQQQAPTYPQQQAPTYPQPVNQPTMPPPTQAATIAVGRRPEPATYASQSSRQSQSELDEGRGLLDNPIGIGAIGAGIALAAGLGSWAVVNYLNSRPTPSPSPTPTIVLSPSPTTPSPTVTPSPSPVTINQPLNLKANQTQQIEGSLRANQTLNYQIRGKQGQQLIAALSGKGMLMTILTPKGQPVNDTAADTKSWQGALPADGDYTVRLSLLPNQAASDFKLSLTLNEPVPSPSPSPSPLPSPSEPIVGTQVRRINVVAGGDSVEIADMATPNTTLRYLVSLQQGQVLDAIVVSGLVTITIRYPDGTIVEDAGGLVQWQGEATFSGDYQIDVVAIEPTDFVLRVGVR